One region of Paenibacillus polymyxa M1 genomic DNA includes:
- a CDS encoding ABC transporter substrate-binding protein/permease has translation MKKAYRFTALVLSAVILLLAGLPMLTAYGSEEKPQKKLVVGMSADFPPYEFHKVINGQDTIVGFDVEIAKEIAKDLNAEMVPEDMSFDSLLPALQSGRVDLVLSGMTPTDERRKSIDFSDVYYRSKQVIMVRPEDKDKYSTMAALKGEKLGAQKGSIQEEIAQKVPNASVTSLDKISDLVLQLRTNRINAVVIEDTVAKGYTLDGTVTLAKAVPEDEGAETAVGIRKGNAELLASVNKTLARLKADGSIEKFSTEASALSADRQVSSNSIVDIFLKYRSFYATGIGYTLLLSALGVLFGFIIGLIISLLRMSGIRIIEWLGTAYVEILRGTPMLVQLMIIHYGVALTLGVNFTPLQSGIITLSLNSSAYLAEIFRAGIQAVDRGQMEAARSLGMGRGKAMRHVILPQAFKSILPAIGNEFITIIKESSIISTIGMVDIMYQAQVIKNITYEGLSPFVIAAAIYFVMTFSLSKLLGLWERKLRASDHR, from the coding sequence TTGAAAAAGGCATATCGTTTTACCGCCCTGGTTTTGTCGGCGGTTATCTTACTGTTGGCTGGTCTTCCCATGCTCACTGCATACGGATCGGAAGAAAAGCCACAGAAAAAACTTGTAGTGGGCATGAGTGCTGACTTTCCGCCGTATGAGTTTCATAAAGTTATTAACGGTCAGGATACCATTGTTGGGTTTGATGTTGAAATTGCCAAGGAAATCGCCAAGGATCTGAATGCGGAGATGGTCCCAGAGGACATGAGTTTTGACTCTTTGCTGCCTGCTCTGCAAAGTGGTCGCGTAGACTTGGTACTGTCCGGTATGACACCGACGGATGAACGCAGAAAGAGCATTGATTTTTCGGATGTATACTATCGTTCCAAGCAAGTCATTATGGTACGTCCAGAGGATAAAGACAAATATTCAACGATGGCTGCTCTAAAAGGAGAGAAGCTCGGTGCGCAGAAGGGGAGTATCCAGGAAGAAATTGCGCAAAAAGTGCCTAATGCTTCTGTGACCTCATTGGATAAAATATCCGATCTGGTACTCCAGCTTCGGACCAACCGTATCAACGCGGTTGTAATCGAGGATACCGTTGCTAAAGGATACACACTAGACGGTACCGTAACACTTGCCAAGGCAGTACCTGAGGATGAAGGAGCAGAAACTGCTGTAGGCATTCGTAAAGGAAATGCGGAATTGCTTGCTTCAGTAAATAAAACGTTGGCTCGCCTGAAAGCAGACGGTTCGATTGAGAAGTTTTCTACAGAAGCAAGTGCACTGTCTGCAGACCGACAAGTTTCTTCGAATAGCATTGTAGATATATTTTTGAAATATCGCAGTTTCTACGCTACGGGTATCGGCTACACCCTATTGCTGTCTGCGCTTGGAGTACTGTTCGGATTCATTATTGGTCTGATCATATCCTTGCTGCGGATGAGTGGGATTCGTATTATCGAGTGGTTAGGTACCGCATATGTAGAGATACTGCGCGGCACACCTATGCTGGTGCAGCTCATGATCATTCATTACGGAGTTGCTTTGACGTTGGGGGTTAATTTTACGCCACTTCAGTCCGGTATAATTACGTTGTCTCTGAATAGTTCGGCATATTTGGCTGAAATTTTCCGTGCTGGTATTCAGGCAGTAGACCGTGGACAGATGGAAGCTGCCCGCTCGCTCGGGATGGGACGAGGCAAAGCAATGCGTCATGTCATTTTACCGCAAGCATTTAAATCTATATTGCCTGCTATTGGTAATGAGTTCATTACGATCATTAAAGAATCATCAATTATTTCGACCATTGGGATGGTGGATATTATGTATCAAGCCCAGGTCATTAAGAATATTACCTACGAAGGCTTGAGTCCGTTCGTAATCGCAGCCGCCATTTATTTTGTAATGACATTCAGCTTATCTAAGCTGTTGGGTTTATGGGAAAGGAAGTTGAGAGCCAGTGATCACCGTTAA
- a CDS encoding DUF350 domain-containing protein, with translation MHFLETMKAMLVWTGAGAILLFVLMYVDSLFTKYKDFAEVKAGNMAVTVRMIMKLIAQGYILSGSIATANNLLEALVYSVIAFIILLVLEVIVRLLLRYWAQFDLDKGTQEGKIGFGLFSGALHLVGALIITACF, from the coding sequence ATGCATTTTTTAGAAACGATGAAAGCGATGCTGGTATGGACGGGCGCGGGTGCTATTTTGCTGTTCGTATTAATGTATGTCGATTCTTTATTTACAAAGTATAAGGATTTTGCCGAAGTAAAAGCCGGAAATATGGCCGTAACGGTACGGATGATTATGAAGCTGATTGCACAAGGATATATTTTATCAGGTTCAATTGCTACCGCTAATAATTTGCTCGAAGCGCTTGTGTATTCTGTGATTGCCTTTATTATCCTGCTTGTTTTAGAAGTGATTGTGCGCCTGCTGTTGCGGTATTGGGCACAGTTTGATCTGGATAAAGGTACCCAGGAAGGTAAAATTGGTTTCGGTCTGTTTTCGGGAGCGCTGCATTTGGTTGGTGCCTTAATCATTACAGCATGCTTCTAG
- a CDS encoding amino acid ABC transporter ATP-binding protein: MITVKQLRKSFGKNEILKGIDIDIAKGEVVVIIGPSGSGKSTFLRCMNLLEQPTEGEILFEGEPITARGHNINATREKMGMVFQHFNLFPHKTILQNLTLAPTQVKKQSGKEAEKIALELLRTVGLEDKKNTYPNQLSGGQKQRIAIARALAMQPHVMLFDEPTSALDPEMVGEVLDVMKKLAEGGMTMVIVTHEMGFAREVGDRIIFMDNGQIIEQGTPEQVFGTPSHDRTRDFLAKVL, encoded by the coding sequence GTGATCACCGTTAAACAACTGCGTAAATCATTCGGTAAGAATGAAATTTTAAAAGGCATTGATATAGATATCGCCAAAGGTGAAGTAGTCGTCATTATCGGTCCGAGTGGTTCAGGAAAAAGTACGTTTTTGCGTTGTATGAATCTGTTGGAACAGCCAACAGAAGGGGAAATTTTGTTTGAGGGTGAGCCGATTACGGCCCGTGGTCATAATATTAATGCGACTCGGGAGAAGATGGGGATGGTTTTCCAGCATTTTAATCTGTTTCCGCATAAAACAATACTGCAGAATCTGACGCTTGCACCAACGCAGGTGAAAAAGCAGTCGGGGAAAGAAGCGGAGAAAATTGCGCTGGAGCTCCTGCGGACCGTGGGTCTTGAGGATAAGAAGAATACCTACCCGAACCAGTTATCTGGCGGTCAAAAACAACGTATTGCGATAGCACGTGCTTTGGCCATGCAGCCGCACGTAATGCTGTTCGATGAGCCTACTTCTGCTCTTGACCCTGAAATGGTTGGAGAGGTTCTGGACGTGATGAAGAAGCTCGCTGAGGGCGGCATGACGATGGTGATCGTGACGCATGAAATGGGCTTTGCCCGTGAGGTAGGGGATCGAATCATCTTTATGGACAACGGTCAAATTATAGAACAAGGTACGCCTGAGCAAGTATTCGGTACTCCAAGCCATGACCGTACCCGTGATTTTCTTGCTAAAGTGCTGTAA
- a CDS encoding PspA/IM30 family protein — MSIFKRLRDLTMSNINAIIDKAEDPVKMTDQYIRDMQEDLEDAEKAVAAQIAIEKRFKQQYEEQAALVKKREEQAHTAAKAQNVDLARRALEEKKSAEQKMNEFQAGYEQNKAAADNLRGKLDEMRRQLTEMKNKRETLVARYNAAKAQTEINKAMNGFSSDTATAGLKRMEEKMLQAEARAEASNEMASKEKSLDEEFKELDKKSAVDDELAALLKQYENK, encoded by the coding sequence ATGTCTATTTTCAAACGATTAAGAGATCTTACGATGTCTAACATTAACGCCATTATCGACAAGGCAGAAGATCCAGTTAAAATGACGGATCAATACATTCGTGATATGCAAGAGGATCTGGAAGACGCAGAGAAAGCGGTAGCCGCTCAAATTGCTATTGAAAAGAGATTCAAACAGCAATACGAAGAACAGGCAGCTTTGGTGAAAAAACGCGAAGAACAGGCTCATACGGCTGCAAAAGCACAAAATGTGGATCTTGCTCGTCGTGCGCTGGAAGAAAAGAAATCTGCCGAACAAAAAATGAACGAGTTCCAAGCTGGTTATGAGCAAAACAAAGCTGCAGCTGACAACCTGCGTGGTAAGCTGGATGAAATGCGTAGACAGCTGACTGAAATGAAAAACAAGCGCGAGACACTGGTTGCCCGTTATAACGCAGCTAAAGCGCAAACTGAAATTAACAAAGCTATGAACGGTTTTAGCTCGGATACGGCAACTGCTGGATTGAAGCGTATGGAGGAAAAAATGCTGCAAGCAGAAGCACGTGCTGAAGCGAGCAACGAAATGGCTTCCAAGGAAAAATCGCTGGATGAAGAGTTCAAAGAGCTGGATAAGAAAAGTGCTGTGGACGATGAACTTGCTGCTTTGCTGAAACAATACGAAAACAAATAA
- a CDS encoding M20 family metallopeptidase, translating to MNFKQTIQHTIEQHAQRFKDISLYIGANPELGNEEFLASARLKDELAFHGFEVQAPVLGIETAFIATYKATKPGPIIAFLAEYDALKGLGHACGHHLICMMSTGAAVGLKSIIDETGGEVRVYGTPAEETRGAKVPMAAAGLFDDCDIAMMTHPFDRYEKSGKSLAIDAVQFEFFGQSAHAAASPHEGINALDAVIQTFNGINAFRQQVKSTVRIHGIINQGGQAANIIPDYASAQFYVRAATRQELNPLTRRVVQIAEGAALQAGCRLETSNYETSYDEMVTNRVLSDTFTANLVQAGIAQEDITEGEDHGSMDIGNVSLHCPAIHPYIQVIDEKHALHTPEFRDLAMQDRAMEGMLLAARTLAWTACDVITNSELLAQIKKEFALLNSKS from the coding sequence ATGAATTTCAAACAGACCATTCAACACACCATTGAACAGCATGCCCAGCGGTTTAAGGACATTTCGTTATATATTGGCGCAAACCCTGAACTTGGAAACGAGGAATTCTTGGCCTCTGCCCGTTTAAAAGATGAACTTGCTTTTCACGGATTTGAAGTTCAGGCACCCGTATTGGGTATAGAAACAGCCTTTATTGCTACTTACAAAGCAACCAAGCCTGGACCAATCATTGCTTTTCTGGCAGAATACGACGCTCTGAAAGGGCTAGGACACGCCTGTGGGCACCATTTGATATGTATGATGAGTACAGGCGCTGCCGTAGGTCTCAAATCGATTATCGACGAGACTGGTGGAGAAGTACGTGTATACGGCACACCTGCCGAAGAAACACGCGGTGCAAAGGTTCCGATGGCGGCGGCCGGGTTGTTTGATGATTGCGATATAGCTATGATGACACATCCCTTTGACCGCTACGAAAAATCAGGCAAATCGCTAGCGATTGATGCTGTGCAGTTCGAATTTTTTGGTCAATCCGCTCACGCTGCGGCCAGTCCGCACGAAGGGATTAATGCTTTGGACGCTGTGATTCAAACGTTTAACGGGATTAACGCATTTCGGCAACAGGTGAAAAGTACGGTACGTATCCATGGCATCATTAATCAGGGTGGGCAGGCTGCCAATATTATTCCTGATTACGCCTCAGCCCAATTTTACGTGAGGGCCGCTACACGCCAAGAGCTGAACCCGCTTACCCGCCGTGTTGTTCAAATTGCTGAAGGAGCTGCTTTACAAGCCGGGTGTCGTTTGGAAACTTCCAATTATGAGACTTCTTACGATGAAATGGTGACTAATCGTGTACTCTCCGACACCTTTACCGCAAATTTGGTGCAGGCTGGCATTGCGCAAGAAGATATTACGGAGGGTGAAGATCATGGCTCTATGGATATCGGAAATGTATCACTTCATTGCCCTGCGATCCACCCGTACATTCAAGTTATTGACGAGAAGCATGCCTTGCATACACCAGAATTCCGCGATTTAGCAATGCAGGACCGCGCAATGGAAGGAATGCTCTTGGCCGCGAGAACCTTGGCATGGACGGCTTGCGATGTAATCACAAATTCTGAGCTGCTGGCACAGATTAAAAAAGAATTCGCTCTACTGAATAGCAAAAGCTAA
- a CDS encoding 3D domain-containing protein, with protein sequence MKHLKHIGQTMKFAVLAAAIAGLAQTAGVADAASLHTAKEGDTFFLLAQRYGVSVDELTKANPDIASNNIYAGLQIKVPDEKSVKAASDSKPQLLTEKAPANEKPTIEAWGKTFNYSKVVDVKATAYSAAADENGKWGAVDYYGNPLKLGTIAVDPKVIPMGTKVLVTGYSHPGLPDHSFVAVARDQGSAITGKRIDIFIPGNKSFVNDFGFQNVKLYVIDK encoded by the coding sequence TTGAAACATTTAAAACATATTGGACAAACTATGAAATTTGCGGTGCTTGCTGCAGCTATTGCAGGGCTGGCACAGACAGCTGGAGTAGCAGATGCTGCTTCGCTTCATACTGCCAAAGAAGGCGATACCTTCTTTTTGCTTGCTCAACGTTATGGGGTATCAGTAGATGAGTTGACGAAGGCTAACCCGGATATTGCGTCCAACAACATATATGCAGGTCTGCAAATTAAAGTGCCAGACGAAAAAAGTGTAAAGGCGGCTTCGGATTCGAAGCCACAGCTTCTTACAGAGAAAGCACCAGCGAATGAGAAGCCAACAATTGAAGCATGGGGCAAAACATTCAATTACAGTAAAGTAGTTGATGTTAAAGCTACAGCATATTCTGCCGCAGCTGATGAAAATGGCAAATGGGGTGCGGTCGATTATTACGGCAATCCGCTTAAGCTAGGTACAATTGCGGTAGACCCGAAAGTCATTCCTATGGGAACAAAGGTGCTAGTTACAGGTTATTCCCATCCCGGATTGCCAGATCATTCTTTTGTGGCCGTTGCCCGTGATCAGGGCAGTGCTATTACCGGAAAGCGGATTGATATCTTTATCCCTGGCAATAAATCATTCGTGAACGACTTCGGCTTCCAGAATGTGAAACTGTACGTCATTGATAAATAG
- a CDS encoding polysaccharide deacetylase family protein yields the protein MRYRGVLPCLALLLAFSSFPVHADTPPNIGTPHPKEAAAATSVYQSKDRATPTLAMLRKKHADIFKMCGPHTRQIALTFDDVPDSRYTPQVLDVLHANGIKATFFIVGHRAEKHPGIIRRIIREGHAIGNHSYTHPDFRKATPERFRHQITKTERILEASIGFRPRLIRPPYGEITEPQIQWARRHGYMIVNWNVDSLDWKGLSKTQIQRNVIPATRPGSIILMHAGGGQSSNLQGTVQALPGLIHSLKAKGYKFVTVPRLLHTSERK from the coding sequence ATGCGGTACAGGGGAGTGTTGCCATGTTTAGCACTGTTACTAGCATTTTCAAGTTTTCCCGTTCACGCGGACACGCCTCCTAACATCGGAACGCCCCATCCCAAGGAAGCTGCTGCCGCTACTTCGGTATATCAAAGTAAAGATCGAGCTACTCCAACATTAGCGATGCTACGAAAAAAGCATGCGGACATTTTTAAAATGTGCGGCCCGCACACCCGCCAAATTGCCTTAACCTTTGATGATGTGCCCGATTCAAGGTATACGCCGCAGGTTTTGGACGTATTACACGCAAACGGTATCAAAGCTACCTTTTTTATCGTCGGCCACCGTGCGGAAAAGCATCCGGGGATCATACGCCGCATCATCCGCGAAGGTCATGCTATAGGAAACCATTCCTATACTCATCCGGATTTCAGGAAGGCCACACCAGAACGTTTTCGCCACCAGATTACAAAAACAGAACGCATTTTAGAAGCCAGCATAGGTTTTCGACCCAGATTGATACGACCACCCTATGGTGAAATCACGGAGCCTCAAATCCAGTGGGCACGTCGTCATGGGTACATGATCGTCAATTGGAATGTGGACTCTCTAGACTGGAAGGGATTAAGCAAAACACAAATTCAGCGCAACGTGATCCCGGCTACCAGACCTGGCTCCATTATTTTAATGCATGCAGGTGGAGGTCAAAGTTCCAACTTGCAAGGCACTGTCCAAGCTTTGCCGGGTCTAATCCACTCTCTAAAAGCTAAGGGCTACAAATTTGTCACTGTCCCCCGGCTACTTCACACATCGGAACGAAAATAA
- a CDS encoding NADH:flavin oxidoreductase/NADH oxidase: MTDLFTPYQLKGLSLKNRIVMPPMCQYSVEAKDGKPTDWHYVHYVSRAVGGTGLIIVEMTAVHPDGRITDRDLGIWSDEHNPAYRKIVEEVHKYGAKIAIQLGHAGRKAEDAETPVGPSSIPFSERFKDPHTLTRAEVKELVQAYKEGARRAVEAGFDTVEIHGAHGYLIHQFHSPLTNTREDEYGQDLSLFGVEVIRAVKEVLPADMPVLMRISAKEYVQDGYDVEYIAAIGERYRDAGVDIFHISSGGEGPIGSSGGPSARAGYQVDLAHTIREKLNVPVIAVGLLDDYEDARRVVQQNEADLVAIGRAMLRDPYWALHASRALKVQADIPEPYLRGF; encoded by the coding sequence GTGACCGACTTGTTTACTCCTTATCAATTAAAGGGGCTTTCATTAAAAAATCGGATTGTCATGCCCCCAATGTGCCAATACAGCGTGGAGGCCAAGGACGGCAAACCGACGGATTGGCATTATGTCCATTATGTGAGTCGCGCGGTAGGAGGGACTGGGCTCATAATTGTGGAAATGACAGCGGTTCATCCGGATGGACGCATTACGGATCGTGATTTGGGCATTTGGAGTGACGAACATAATCCTGCATATCGCAAAATTGTAGAGGAAGTCCACAAGTATGGTGCCAAAATTGCCATTCAATTAGGCCATGCCGGACGCAAGGCCGAGGATGCTGAGACACCTGTAGGCCCGTCCTCGATCCCCTTTAGTGAACGCTTTAAAGATCCCCACACTTTGACGAGAGCAGAAGTCAAGGAACTGGTTCAGGCCTACAAAGAGGGGGCTCGCCGGGCGGTAGAAGCTGGTTTTGACACGGTAGAGATTCATGGTGCTCACGGCTATCTGATCCATCAATTTCATTCCCCTTTAACCAATACCAGAGAAGATGAATATGGGCAGGATTTGTCACTGTTTGGTGTTGAGGTGATCCGTGCTGTTAAAGAGGTACTTCCTGCTGATATGCCTGTGCTAATGCGGATATCTGCCAAAGAATATGTCCAAGACGGATATGATGTTGAATACATAGCAGCCATAGGGGAACGATATCGTGATGCAGGTGTAGACATTTTCCATATTTCTTCTGGTGGTGAGGGTCCGATAGGCTCCAGCGGAGGCCCGTCTGCGCGTGCTGGTTATCAGGTCGATTTGGCTCATACCATCCGTGAAAAATTGAATGTGCCTGTCATTGCTGTCGGCTTATTGGATGATTATGAGGATGCCCGCCGAGTCGTTCAGCAAAATGAAGCTGATCTGGTAGCCATAGGGCGTGCCATGCTGCGTGATCCCTATTGGGCGCTGCATGCTTCACGGGCGCTAAAAGTACAGGCAGATATCCCAGAGCCTTATCTACGCGGTTTTTAG